From a region of the Paucidesulfovibrio longus DSM 6739 genome:
- a CDS encoding FmdE family protein, giving the protein MNIGPYTFEEFKQKAKDFHGYPAPGLLIGGYMVEAARSLLPKDILFEAVVETGKCLPDAVQILTPLSTGNSWMKVVNLGRYALSLYDKYTGEGHRVFVDTALLEDWPEIKAWFLKLKPKKEQDSDRLFAEIEAAGHTICSTHPVTIPKRFMHKHGMREIRVCPGCNEAYPASDGGICRGCQGEAPYLGSWQEPGGDGDDRTLPPLRAIPVEEAVGKTALHDMTRIEPGKSKGPEFKAGQTFGVGDLCRLHQMGRSRVFVAEDALPGEDWVHENDAVLAFARRMAGKGVTFDDAPSEGKLNFTAAYRGLLSLNREALLAFNLVPDVMCTSRRGDMLVEEGKGFAACRAIPLYISRQNLNRALAVLGERPLFEVLPLRDLAIGVLVTGTEVFKGLIQDKFEPVIRSKAEALGARVTAARITPDDRAAITAGVRELLDEGCDMIVTTAGLSVDPDDVTRAGLVDAGLTDMFYGMPVLPGAMTLVGRLQREGSGVPVLGVPACALFHKTTSLDLLLPRLLAGQELTRRDLADLAEGGYCLGCKTCTFPKCPFGK; this is encoded by the coding sequence ATGAACATCGGACCGTACACCTTCGAGGAATTTAAGCAGAAAGCGAAAGATTTTCACGGCTATCCAGCTCCGGGGCTGCTCATCGGCGGCTACATGGTCGAAGCCGCGCGCAGCCTCTTGCCCAAGGACATCCTGTTCGAAGCAGTGGTCGAGACGGGCAAATGCCTGCCCGACGCAGTCCAGATCCTGACGCCCCTCTCCACGGGCAACAGCTGGATGAAGGTCGTCAACCTCGGACGCTACGCGCTTTCGCTCTACGACAAATACACCGGCGAAGGCCACCGCGTTTTCGTGGATACGGCCCTGCTGGAAGACTGGCCGGAAATCAAGGCCTGGTTCCTGAAGCTCAAGCCCAAGAAGGAACAGGACTCGGACCGGCTTTTCGCCGAAATCGAGGCAGCCGGACACACCATCTGCTCCACGCACCCCGTGACCATTCCCAAACGGTTCATGCACAAGCACGGCATGCGCGAAATCCGCGTCTGTCCGGGCTGCAACGAGGCCTACCCCGCCAGCGACGGCGGCATCTGCCGCGGCTGCCAGGGCGAAGCCCCGTATCTCGGCTCCTGGCAGGAGCCCGGCGGGGACGGCGACGACCGCACCCTGCCGCCCCTGCGGGCCATTCCCGTGGAAGAGGCCGTGGGCAAGACCGCCCTGCACGACATGACCCGCATCGAGCCCGGCAAGTCCAAGGGGCCGGAATTCAAGGCCGGACAGACCTTCGGCGTGGGCGACCTCTGCCGCCTGCACCAGATGGGCCGCAGCCGCGTCTTCGTGGCCGAGGACGCCCTGCCCGGCGAGGACTGGGTCCACGAAAACGACGCGGTGCTCGCCTTTGCCAGACGCATGGCCGGAAAGGGCGTGACCTTCGACGACGCGCCAAGCGAGGGCAAGCTGAATTTCACGGCCGCATACAGGGGCCTGCTCTCGCTCAACCGCGAGGCCCTGCTGGCCTTCAACCTCGTGCCGGACGTGATGTGCACCTCGCGCCGAGGCGACATGCTCGTGGAAGAGGGCAAGGGATTCGCCGCCTGCCGGGCCATCCCGCTCTACATTTCCCGCCAGAACCTGAACCGCGCCCTGGCCGTGCTCGGCGAGCGCCCGCTCTTCGAGGTTCTGCCCCTGCGCGACCTGGCCATCGGCGTGCTCGTCACCGGAACCGAAGTCTTCAAGGGGCTGATCCAGGACAAGTTCGAGCCGGTGATCCGCTCCAAGGCCGAAGCCCTCGGCGCGAGGGTCACGGCCGCGCGCATCACCCCGGACGACAGGGCCGCCATCACCGCCGGAGTGCGCGAACTGCTGGACGAAGGCTGCGACATGATCGTGACCACGGCAGGGCTTTCCGTGGACCCGGACGACGTGACCCGCGCAGGCCTGGTGGACGCCGGCCTGACGGACATGTTCTACGGCATGCCCGTGCTGCCCGGCGCCATGACCCTGGTGGGCAGGCTGCAACGCGAAGGAAGCGGCGTGCCCGTGCTGGGCGTGCCCGCCTGCGCGCTGTTCCACAAGACCACCAGCCTGGACCTGCTCCTGCCGCGCCTTTTGGCCGGGCAGGAACTGACCCGCCGCGACCTCGCGGATCTGGCCGAAGGCGGCTACTGCCTGGGCTGCAAGACCTGCACCTTCCCCAAGTGCCCCTTCGGCAAGTAG
- a CDS encoding formate dehydrogenase accessory protein FdhE, which translates to MPRPFTTASVEASLETLRKDRPAYAEIIDLFGPLLRTREKIASEFAAACSAPPDHTATARKQGVHLLAGNNLRSWSSLLERAADELFPVLGKLLNVSDLAGVVRGHLAKEDSDLTKMALLRLEGDEESMRRAAKAMNLPVPSLGFVLENILAPVLSAVAAHVEEGSGWGDWTQSVCPVCGSLPAFAYLSLREPAHTDQLVSGGGRKYLHCGLCGHDWRVRRDACPSCGTAETEKRELLFAEDAPRERIEACHYCKSYSLCIDLREYDTPPALDTVPLGLLHLDILAQGKSLRPLAGNTWNTLR; encoded by the coding sequence ATGCCCCGCCCGTTCACCACCGCCTCCGTCGAAGCCAGCCTTGAAACGCTGCGCAAGGACCGCCCTGCCTACGCCGAAATCATCGACCTCTTCGGACCGCTGCTGCGCACCCGCGAAAAAATCGCGTCCGAGTTCGCGGCCGCCTGCTCCGCTCCCCCGGACCACACGGCCACGGCCAGAAAGCAGGGAGTGCATCTGCTCGCCGGCAACAACCTGCGCTCCTGGAGTTCTCTGCTGGAACGGGCTGCGGACGAACTGTTCCCCGTGCTCGGCAAGCTCCTCAACGTATCGGACCTGGCCGGGGTCGTGCGCGGCCATCTGGCCAAGGAAGATTCCGATCTGACCAAGATGGCGCTGCTGCGCCTGGAAGGGGACGAGGAATCCATGCGCCGCGCGGCCAAAGCCATGAACCTGCCTGTTCCTTCCCTCGGCTTCGTGCTGGAAAACATCCTCGCTCCGGTGCTTTCCGCCGTGGCAGCCCACGTGGAGGAAGGTTCGGGCTGGGGCGACTGGACCCAGTCCGTATGCCCGGTCTGCGGCTCCCTGCCCGCCTTCGCCTACCTCTCCCTGCGCGAACCCGCGCACACCGATCAGCTCGTCAGCGGAGGCGGCCGCAAATACCTGCATTGCGGCCTTTGCGGCCACGACTGGCGCGTGCGCCGCGACGCCTGCCCCAGTTGCGGCACGGCCGAAACGGAGAAGCGCGAGCTGCTTTTCGCCGAGGATGCCCCGCGCGAACGCATTGAGGCCTGCCACTACTGCAAGAGCTACAGCCTCTGCATCGACCTGCGCGAGTATGACACTCCGCCCGCGCTGGACACCGTGCCCCTCGGACTCCTGCACCTCGACATCCTGGCCCAGGGCAAGTCGCTTCGCCCCCTGGCCGGGAACACCTGGAACACCTTGAGATAA
- the tpx gene encoding thiol peroxidase, which translates to MQERQGIVTIHGNPLTLVGTELKAGEKAPDFTLLDNDLAPKTLADYKGKTLIISSVPSLDTPVCDMETRRFNKEAGSLGDGVTVLTVSMDLPFAQKRWCGAAGADNVVTLSDHKDASFGTAWGVLLKELRLLARCVFVIDKQGVIRLVHLVPEVTNEPDYDAILKVVREIA; encoded by the coding sequence ATGCAGGAAAGACAAGGCATAGTGACCATTCACGGCAACCCGCTGACCCTGGTGGGAACGGAACTCAAGGCAGGGGAAAAGGCCCCGGATTTCACCCTGCTCGACAACGACCTCGCCCCCAAGACCCTGGCGGATTACAAGGGCAAGACCCTGATCATCTCCAGCGTGCCCTCGCTGGATACGCCCGTATGCGACATGGAGACCCGGCGGTTCAACAAGGAGGCCGGGAGCCTCGGCGACGGCGTCACCGTGCTGACCGTGAGCATGGACCTGCCCTTCGCCCAGAAGCGCTGGTGCGGGGCTGCCGGGGCGGACAACGTCGTGACCCTCTCGGACCACAAGGACGCCTCCTTCGGCACGGCCTGGGGCGTGCTGCTCAAGGAACTGCGCCTGCTCGCGCGCTGCGTTTTCGTGATCGACAAGCAGGGCGTGATCCGTCTCGTGCATCTCGTGCCCGAGGTGACCAACGAGCCTGATTACGATGCGATCCTCAAGGTCGTGCGCGAAATAGCCTGA
- a CDS encoding winged helix-turn-helix domain-containing protein produces MDHDDQNRTAATGRQRPSSRNAVIRMHLWLESPDGVLFGMGRLLLLREIRNSGSLTAAAANLGMSYRGAWGKIKKTEELLGEQLIERNGCRRSGYRLTPFGETLSARFEEWFRAVESFAFQKSCDILPIKTQPFSGRK; encoded by the coding sequence ATGGACCACGACGACCAGAACAGAACCGCCGCAACGGGACGGCAGCGCCCATCCAGCCGCAACGCCGTGATCCGCATGCATCTCTGGCTCGAATCGCCGGACGGCGTGCTCTTCGGCATGGGACGGCTGCTGCTCCTGCGCGAGATCAGGAACAGCGGCTCCCTGACCGCCGCGGCGGCCAACCTGGGCATGTCCTACCGGGGCGCCTGGGGCAAGATCAAGAAGACAGAGGAACTGCTCGGCGAGCAGCTCATTGAAAGAAATGGCTGCCGCCGTTCCGGGTATCGGCTCACGCCGTTCGGAGAAACGCTTTCCGCACGCTTCGAGGAATGGTTCCGCGCCGTGGAGAGTTTCGCCTTCCAAAAAAGCTGCGATATCCTGCCGATAAAGACGCAACCATTCTCCGGGCGGAAGTAG
- a CDS encoding PhzF family phenazine biosynthesis protein — MLADEISGLEYRLADVFAVGPLSGNGLAVFFDCAELSSETMQALTREMRQFESIFLMPGSGPRNVRARLFTMEEELDFAGHPVLGAACALHARLGGPDEQDWTLELNVKSVPVITRRNGDAFEAEMDQGVAEIAPPLTPEQAAPFLKAMNIGHADLAPGLPAQVVSTGLPYLILPVSGGLERIRQAHEHFEELLAKIGAKFAYVLDAAGLEGRTWDNAGLVEDVATGSAAGPVGAYLAAHGRIAPGREFTLRQGRFAHRPSELRVVADKRGDGWAVRVSGSVVMVASGRFDKRG; from the coding sequence ATGCTGGCCGATGAAATTTCCGGCCTGGAATATCGACTGGCGGACGTGTTCGCCGTGGGACCGCTTTCCGGAAACGGCTTGGCCGTGTTCTTCGACTGCGCGGAACTGAGCAGCGAAACCATGCAGGCCCTGACGCGCGAGATGCGCCAGTTCGAGTCCATCTTCCTCATGCCGGGCAGCGGCCCCCGGAACGTCCGGGCGCGGCTCTTCACCATGGAAGAGGAGCTGGATTTCGCCGGGCATCCCGTGCTCGGCGCGGCCTGCGCCCTGCACGCCCGCCTCGGCGGCCCGGACGAGCAGGACTGGACCCTGGAGCTGAACGTCAAAAGCGTGCCCGTGATCACCCGCAGGAACGGCGACGCCTTCGAGGCGGAGATGGATCAGGGCGTGGCGGAAATCGCCCCCCCCCTGACGCCGGAACAGGCGGCTCCCTTTCTGAAGGCCATGAACATCGGCCACGCGGATCTGGCTCCGGGCCTGCCTGCGCAGGTCGTCTCCACGGGCCTGCCGTACCTGATCCTGCCTGTTTCCGGCGGGTTGGAGCGAATTCGCCAGGCGCATGAGCATTTCGAGGAACTGCTCGCGAAGATCGGCGCGAAGTTCGCCTACGTGCTGGACGCGGCAGGGCTGGAAGGGCGCACCTGGGACAACGCGGGCCTGGTGGAGGACGTGGCCACGGGCAGCGCGGCCGGACCCGTGGGGGCCTATCTCGCGGCGCATGGCCGGATTGCGCCCGGCAGGGAATTCACCCTGCGGCAAGGTCGTTTCGCCCATCGGCCGAGCGAGCTGCGCGTCGTCGCGGACAAGCGCGGGGACGGCTGGGCGGTTCGGGTTTCCGGCAGCGTGGTCATGGTGGCGTCGGGACGCTTCGACAAGCGCGGATGA
- a CDS encoding 4Fe-4S dicluster domain-containing protein: protein MPKSFLIDTSRCTACRGCQVACKEWNELPANKTTQSGWGSHQNPQDLNPFNYKLVRFSEHLDGEVIRWNFFPDQCRHCVSPPCKQVGDMTVENAIVQDKKTGAVIFTDKTRKYSASDFEDIRDACPYNIPRRNAETGLISKCTMCNERVLKGMLPACVKACPTGTMNFGERADMLKLAEERLATVKQSFPQAMLADPEDVNVIFLLIDEPKNYHDYAVAALTPVRPLDRKEFLAALGRPFKRIADRLA from the coding sequence ATGCCGAAGTCGTTTCTGATCGACACCTCGCGCTGCACGGCGTGCCGGGGTTGCCAGGTCGCCTGCAAGGAATGGAACGAGCTGCCCGCCAACAAGACCACCCAGTCCGGTTGGGGGAGCCACCAGAACCCGCAGGATCTCAACCCCTTCAACTATAAGCTCGTGCGCTTCAGCGAGCACCTGGACGGCGAAGTGATCCGCTGGAACTTCTTCCCGGACCAGTGCCGCCACTGCGTGTCCCCGCCCTGCAAGCAGGTCGGCGACATGACCGTGGAAAACGCCATCGTCCAGGACAAGAAGACCGGCGCCGTGATCTTTACGGACAAGACCAGGAAGTACAGCGCATCGGACTTCGAGGACATCCGCGACGCCTGCCCCTACAACATTCCGCGCCGCAACGCGGAAACCGGGCTGATCTCTAAGTGCACCATGTGCAACGAGCGCGTGCTCAAGGGCATGCTGCCCGCCTGCGTCAAGGCCTGTCCCACCGGGACCATGAACTTCGGGGAGCGCGCGGACATGCTGAAGCTCGCAGAAGAGCGGCTGGCCACGGTGAAGCAGAGCTTCCCCCAGGCCATGCTCGCGGACCCGGAAGACGTGAACGTGATCTTCCTGCTCATCGACGAACCCAAGAACTACCACGACTACGCCGTGGCCGCGCTCACGCCGGTGCGGCCCCTGGACCGCAAGGAGTTCCTGGCCGCGCTGGGCAGACCCTTCAAGCGGATCGCCGACAGACTGGCCTAG
- a CDS encoding substrate-binding periplasmic protein: protein MRIGKTLLLLLVVCSCCPAAARAGDAALDVAYIEYPPYYYTAPDGSPDGFLLFRGERIFREAGVSPRFQSMPAQRILELIRSGERLCSLGWFSTPERRSYARYTRPIYRGRPLAVVALGSNGSRIRHPGSLRALLKDRSMRIGLIDGHSEGNEVDEMIRETGPSVVRITGSEAQRLQMLALGRVDYLLQAPEELESLARSAGLDPALFVLVDMPDIPPGNLRYIICGKAVSSEQIQRLDDAILKLFDELR, encoded by the coding sequence ATGAGGATCGGGAAAACGTTGCTGCTCCTGCTGGTCGTCTGCTCCTGCTGCCCGGCAGCCGCTCGGGCCGGGGACGCCGCGCTCGACGTGGCCTACATCGAGTATCCGCCCTACTACTATACCGCACCGGACGGCTCGCCCGACGGTTTTCTGCTGTTTCGCGGGGAGAGGATCTTCCGGGAGGCCGGAGTGTCGCCCCGGTTTCAATCCATGCCCGCCCAGCGCATCCTGGAGCTCATCCGCTCCGGGGAGCGGCTCTGCTCCCTGGGCTGGTTTTCCACTCCGGAGCGCCGGAGCTACGCGCGCTACACCCGTCCCATCTATCGGGGCCGCCCGTTGGCCGTGGTCGCGCTCGGCTCCAACGGCTCCCGCATCCGCCATCCGGGAAGCCTGCGCGCGCTTCTGAAAGACCGCAGCATGCGCATCGGGCTGATCGACGGCCACTCCGAAGGAAACGAAGTGGACGAGATGATCCGGGAAACCGGGCCTTCCGTCGTGCGCATCACGGGCAGCGAGGCGCAGCGGCTGCAAATGCTCGCGCTGGGGCGCGTGGACTACCTTCTCCAGGCTCCGGAAGAGCTGGAATCGCTGGCGCGATCGGCGGGATTGGATCCAGCGCTGTTCGTTCTCGTCGACATGCCGGACATCCCCCCGGGCAACCTCCGCTACATCATCTGCGGCAAGGCCGTTTCCTCCGAGCAGATCCAGCGGCTCGACGATGCGATTTTGAAGCTTTTCGACGAACTTCGCTGA
- a CDS encoding formate dehydrogenase accessory sulfurtransferase FdhD, with amino-acid sequence MSTKNTTAPQATVSETGRAVPSSSPKPRTEFRVLHRYEDGRLSVVQDNVGVEEEIEICVSGHESILLSRTPGQDMQLVVGSLFTRGLIRKPEDIDALNFSEYGSRTRAQAAIKPQEPCRLSLVAAATPGMEAGEQEMGLGAERIFRLREAFEARQRIYRVTGAMHGAALFDGQGDMLAFAEDIGRHNAFDKVIGEALLRGALHRTEIALLSSRLALELTMKAAVAGITVLAGLSVATCSSVELAAARGITLIGRLRSRGMNIYTHPWRLASLANQSSNQASEPTHEHRTVHLRGI; translated from the coding sequence ATGAGCACGAAAAACACCACGGCTCCGCAAGCAACCGTATCGGAAACAGGGCGGGCGGTCCCTTCGTCGTCCCCCAAGCCGCGCACGGAATTCCGCGTCCTGCACCGCTACGAGGACGGTCGCCTCTCCGTCGTCCAGGACAACGTCGGCGTGGAAGAGGAAATCGAAATTTGCGTGTCCGGGCACGAATCCATCCTGCTCAGCCGCACTCCGGGACAGGATATGCAGCTTGTCGTGGGCTCGCTGTTCACACGCGGACTGATCCGCAAGCCTGAAGATATTGATGCGCTCAACTTTTCGGAGTATGGTTCGCGAACCAGAGCCCAGGCCGCGATCAAGCCTCAGGAACCTTGCAGGCTTTCGCTTGTCGCCGCCGCGACGCCGGGCATGGAGGCGGGCGAGCAGGAGATGGGCCTGGGAGCGGAACGGATTTTCCGGCTGCGCGAGGCCTTCGAGGCCCGGCAGCGCATCTACCGCGTCACCGGCGCCATGCACGGAGCGGCCCTGTTCGACGGCCAGGGAGACATGCTTGCCTTTGCCGAGGACATCGGACGGCACAACGCCTTCGACAAGGTCATCGGCGAGGCCTTGCTGCGCGGCGCGCTCCACCGGACGGAAATCGCGCTGCTCTCCTCCCGCCTGGCGCTGGAGCTGACCATGAAGGCCGCCGTGGCCGGGATCACGGTCCTGGCCGGACTCTCCGTGGCCACCTGCTCCTCCGTGGAACTGGCCGCGGCCAGGGGCATAACCCTCATCGGCAGGCTGCGCAGCCGCGGCATGAACATCTACACGCACCCCTGGCGCCTCGCGTCGCTGGCAAACCAATCCTCCAACCAAGCATCGGAACCAACGCATGAACATCGGACCGTACACCTTCGAGGAATTTAA
- the fdnG gene encoding formate dehydrogenase-N subunit alpha, which yields MQCNRRSFLKLAGAGAAGFGLVQLGVDLTPVEAYAADLKIDGAKEIFTVCPFCSVSCNAIGYVKDGKLVNTEGDPDYPVNEGSLCAKGAAMFTMTTSHHRVKKPLYRAPFSDKWEEKSWEWTLERIARRVKDTRDKDLILKNEKGDTVNRLESMFLLGTSHADNEECALAHQAMRGLGVVHMDHQARIUHSATVAALGESFGRGAMTNHWIDIKNADAILIMGSNAAEHHPISFKWVLRAKDKGAVVMHVDPKFSRTSARSDFHVPLRSGTDIAFLGGMIHHILETESYFKKYVAEYTNAALVVGKGYDFKDGLFSGYDPKTRLYDKSKWEFEMDADGVPVRDASLKNPRCVFQLMKKHYSRYTLADVSATTGVSEKNLRRVYEAFAATGKADKAGTIMYALGWTQHTVGVQNIRSAAIIQLLLGNIGVAGGGINALRGEPNVQGSTDHTLLYHIIPGYMAMPHNGWQTFEDYNKANTPVSHDPLSANWWQNKPKYFASLLKAWFGENATKDNGFCYELLPKIEKGEDYSYMFLFDRMYQGKIKGGIIIGLNPMNSVPNSNKIRKALDNLDWLVTAELHHSETTDNWRRPGVDPKKVKTEVFLLPSAHRLEKEGSVTNSGRWLLWHYQAIKPQFEARNFGQMFVDIVNNVRGLYKKEGGTLPEAVLKLDWPATYDPDDVCKRINGHFTKDTMVKDKLYKAGQQVPSFTALADDGSTASLNWLYAGSYTEEDGNKSKRRSAEQTEMQANIGLYPNWSWSWPVNRRILYNRASVDENGKPYNPAKAVIEWKDGKWVGDVPDGGWPPLSTGKGRNPFIMSKHGYGQVFGPGRQDGPFSEHYEPVETPVDSNLFSKQLSSPCYKSVNSDMDLLAAPADPRYPIVLTTYNVTEHWCGGGETRNVPNLLETEPQLYVELSPELAEEKGIKNGEGVIIESIRGRVEAFAMVTVRMRPLKVHGRIIHEIGMPFCFGWTTPGTGDSTNRLTPSVGDPNTTIPEYKACCVNIRKADKLTELAS from the coding sequence ATGCAATGTAATCGGAGGAGTTTCCTCAAGCTGGCCGGAGCCGGGGCTGCCGGCTTCGGGCTGGTCCAGCTCGGCGTGGACCTCACGCCGGTGGAGGCGTATGCCGCCGATCTCAAGATCGACGGCGCCAAGGAAATCTTCACGGTCTGCCCGTTCTGCTCGGTGAGCTGCAACGCCATCGGCTACGTGAAGGACGGCAAGCTGGTGAACACCGAAGGCGACCCGGACTACCCCGTCAACGAGGGATCGCTCTGCGCCAAGGGCGCGGCCATGTTCACCATGACCACCAGCCACCATCGCGTGAAGAAGCCGCTCTACCGCGCGCCCTTCAGCGACAAGTGGGAAGAGAAGAGCTGGGAGTGGACCCTGGAGCGCATCGCAAGGCGCGTCAAGGACACCCGCGACAAGGATCTGATCCTCAAGAACGAAAAGGGCGACACGGTCAACCGCCTCGAATCCATGTTCCTCCTCGGAACGTCCCACGCGGACAACGAGGAATGCGCGCTCGCCCACCAGGCCATGCGCGGCCTGGGCGTCGTCCACATGGACCACCAGGCTCGTATTTGACACAGCGCCACTGTTGCGGCTCTGGGAGAGTCGTTCGGACGCGGCGCGATGACGAATCACTGGATCGACATCAAGAATGCCGATGCCATCCTGATCATGGGCAGCAATGCTGCCGAGCACCATCCAATCTCTTTCAAGTGGGTTCTGCGCGCCAAGGACAAGGGCGCAGTGGTCATGCACGTGGACCCGAAGTTCTCGCGGACCTCGGCCCGCTCGGATTTCCACGTTCCCCTGCGCTCCGGCACGGACATCGCCTTTCTCGGCGGCATGATCCACCACATCCTCGAAACCGAGTCCTACTTCAAGAAGTACGTGGCCGAATACACCAACGCGGCCCTGGTCGTGGGCAAGGGCTACGACTTCAAGGACGGCCTGTTCTCGGGGTATGACCCCAAGACCCGGCTCTACGACAAGAGCAAGTGGGAGTTCGAGATGGACGCGGACGGCGTGCCCGTGCGCGACGCCAGCCTGAAGAATCCCCGCTGCGTGTTCCAGCTGATGAAGAAGCACTACTCGCGCTACACCCTGGCGGACGTCTCCGCCACCACGGGCGTATCCGAGAAGAACCTCAGGCGCGTGTACGAAGCCTTCGCGGCCACGGGCAAGGCGGACAAGGCCGGAACCATCATGTACGCCCTGGGCTGGACCCAGCACACCGTGGGCGTGCAGAACATCCGTTCCGCAGCCATCATCCAGCTCCTGCTCGGCAACATCGGCGTGGCCGGCGGCGGCATCAACGCGCTGCGCGGCGAGCCCAACGTCCAGGGCTCCACGGACCACACCCTGCTCTACCACATCATCCCCGGATACATGGCCATGCCGCACAACGGCTGGCAGACCTTCGAGGACTACAACAAGGCCAACACCCCGGTCAGCCACGACCCGCTCTCGGCCAACTGGTGGCAAAACAAGCCCAAGTACTTCGCCAGCCTGCTCAAGGCTTGGTTCGGCGAGAACGCCACCAAGGACAACGGCTTCTGCTACGAGCTGCTGCCCAAGATCGAAAAGGGCGAGGACTATTCCTATATGTTCCTCTTCGACCGCATGTATCAGGGCAAGATCAAGGGCGGCATCATCATCGGACTGAACCCCATGAACTCGGTGCCGAACTCGAACAAGATCCGCAAGGCCCTGGACAACCTGGACTGGCTCGTGACCGCGGAACTGCACCACTCCGAGACCACGGACAACTGGCGCCGACCCGGCGTGGACCCGAAAAAGGTCAAGACCGAGGTATTCCTGCTGCCTTCGGCCCACCGCCTGGAGAAGGAAGGCTCCGTGACCAACTCCGGCCGCTGGCTGCTCTGGCACTACCAGGCCATCAAGCCGCAGTTCGAGGCCCGCAACTTCGGCCAGATGTTCGTGGACATCGTCAACAACGTCCGCGGCCTGTACAAGAAGGAAGGCGGAACCCTGCCCGAAGCCGTGCTCAAGCTCGACTGGCCCGCGACCTACGACCCGGACGACGTCTGCAAGCGCATCAACGGCCACTTCACCAAGGACACCATGGTGAAGGACAAGCTCTACAAGGCCGGACAGCAGGTGCCCTCGTTCACGGCGCTGGCGGACGACGGCTCCACCGCCAGCCTGAACTGGCTCTACGCGGGCAGCTACACCGAGGAAGACGGGAACAAGTCCAAGCGCCGCAGCGCGGAGCAGACCGAAATGCAGGCCAACATCGGGCTCTACCCGAACTGGTCCTGGTCCTGGCCCGTCAACCGCCGCATCCTCTACAACCGCGCCTCCGTGGACGAAAACGGCAAGCCGTACAACCCGGCCAAGGCCGTCATCGAATGGAAGGACGGCAAGTGGGTCGGCGACGTGCCCGACGGCGGCTGGCCGCCCCTGTCCACGGGCAAGGGCAGAAACCCCTTCATCATGTCCAAGCACGGCTACGGCCAGGTCTTCGGGCCGGGACGCCAGGACGGACCGTTCTCCGAACACTACGAGCCCGTCGAGACTCCGGTGGACAGCAACCTGTTCTCGAAGCAGCTCAGCAGCCCGTGCTACAAGTCCGTGAACAGCGACATGGACCTGCTCGCGGCTCCGGCGGACCCGCGCTACCCCATCGTGCTCACGACCTACAACGTCACGGAGCACTGGTGCGGCGGCGGCGAAACCCGCAACGTGCCCAACCTCCTGGAAACCGAGCCCCAGCTCTACGTGGAACTGAGCCCGGAACTGGCCGAGGAAAAGGGCATCAAGAACGGCGAAGGCGTGATCATCGAGAGCATCCGCGGCCGCGTGGAAGCCTTCGCCATGGTCACGGTGCGCATGCGTCCCCTCAAGGTGCACGGCAGGATCATTCACGAAATCGGCATGCCTTTCTGTTTCGGATGGACCACCCCCGGTACGGGCGACTCGACCAACAGGCTCACGCCCTCGGTCGGCGACCCGAACACCACCATCCCGGAATACAAGGCCTGCTGCGTGAACATCCGCAAGGCCGACAAGCTCACCGAGCTTGCAAGCTAA